In Naumovozyma dairenensis CBS 421 chromosome 2, complete genome, the following are encoded in one genomic region:
- the KEG1 gene encoding Keg1p (similar to Saccharomyces cerevisiae YFR042W; ancestral locus Anc_3.549), with the protein MPSSKSSLDTNAQGSAPQPVVPQRVPFVHRLYQYYQLCTSLLFTALLGRWLIIYPLAGSKFLPGGIHEFLCYLMVSSALGEIVWLFKFHKWNKAIFSRVMLKDLNFLYFVGVLHFYDDYEHALVLKNISYSCFIVGLSLNQSYCHWCKLFKRTGRKRHTLYWKVISLITLPFLYLSEFYLLLLNVNNVNFHSTPWLDLINKMVLIGYFPIALLAFKRQLSS; encoded by the coding sequence ATGCCATCTTCAAAGTCTAGTCTTGACACAAATGCCCAAGGTTCTGCTCCCCAACCTGTCGTTCCACAAAGGGTCCCCTTCGTTCATAGACTATATCAATATTACCAATTATGCACTAGTCTCCTTTTCACAGCTTTACTAGGTAGATGGTTGATTATTTATCCATTAGCAGGATCCAAATTTTTACCTGGTGGTATCCATGAATTTTTATGTTACTTAATGGTAAGTAGTGCATTAGGTGAGATTGTATGGTTATTTAAATTTCACAAATGGAACAAAGCCATATTTTCAAGAGTTATGTTAAAGGATTTGAATTTCCTTTATTTTGTTGGAGTATTACATTTTtatgatgattatgaaCATGCTTTGGTATTAAAAAACATAAGTTACTCATGTTTCATTGTAGGTTTGTCTTTGAATCAATCATATTGTCATTGGTGTAAACTATTTAAAAGGACTGGTAGGAAAAGGCACACACTATATTGGAAAGTAATTTCACTAATAACTCTTCcctttttatatttgaGTGAATTTTATCTTTTACTTTTGAATGTTAATAATGTTAATTTTCATTCAACTCCATGGTTGGATCTCATAAACAAAATGGTTCTAATCGgttattttccaattgcATTATTAGCATTCAAAAGACAGTTATCATCTTAA
- the SAP155 gene encoding Sap155p (similar to Saccharomyces cerevisiae SAP155 (YFR040W) and SAP4 (YGL229C); ancestral locus Anc_3.547), translated as MSFWPFGQNISDSHISAILDDYFHTLRILEKENPTIKKYVREFFDNSNGRSNELDTNDQILGSNDAQNNIVLNQNSFKTNNGSANNSGTVSGVSSSSGSPLSSENSSTTDLYSEDDEVGNSMTITVQSLNSSFIDRILDDPQLMSELTRQNTNLIDFICYGFFLDHKNQVKKIMNLDYMVNTLLQCIDDISIEYLKEEKIQDTPANNSSTKSETIDAETAVDSNPPDEERYKEQEEEFMQEKESTYLTKANIISELLSLDIWLISESLSKNSMYLNKLWSIINHKGFDSERSPLVTMFMKIHQNLLFTKTEQYIEFIKNNPKLVDEMVAHVDIPILMDFFLKIIAVDRIDSPTGIIQLVSNQGLIMKCLQYLNNEKYSSDTQACVGDFLKALIGISANAPIDDISIGPNSLTRELAAPCSIDKLINVIINEKGYALDTAVSIVIELIRKNNSDYDQVNLLETTIEDNIPTDRDPIYLGYLLKKFSEHLPNFLQIIENDNDLPMYTNQLNESYKPLGFERFKIVELIAELLHCSNMGLMNSKRAEIITYKRNLYLQSTNDKKHELNGAFNELTLNDNNNNEPAKKIMKNDTKFNANDSINNHNNNEKEETSTNEHINTNQNIFAIDDVEEVDESFEIPYVGINQNEKLRKNPTIGDLFKINLYDNQILTKIMKLFLDHPWNNFWHNVIFDILQQLFNGRMDFSYNSFLIYSLFSSKGSIEYMPMEYQEFKVKEIKDDFKITRDFILKGYHESFTFFEKMKTNLGYMGHLVLVAEEIVKFSRLYKVELISPDIQETLIDEDWQYYSNEVLNDTRIMYSKILGGGSYVDDGNGNIIPQLTTPSNEWESRDSERSGNPSTGGELINVEALEEQLIQSTESDLHNKLREMLVSQAQEDVDTKNAKNGVIILGPPPSDKEGEKEEESNSEDIGSNSFNDNDNDLVGEEEDEII; from the coding sequence atgtcATTCTGGCCATTTGGACAAAATATATCTGACTCACATATAAGTGCAATACTGGATGATTATTTCCACACTTTACGTATCttggaaaaggaaaatccGACgattaaaaaatatgttcgtgaattttttgataattcGAATGGACGCTCAAATGAACTTGATACCAATGACCAAATACTGGGATCCAACGATGCCCAGAACAATATCGTTCTAAACCAAAATAGttttaaaacaaataatggAAGTGCCAATAATAGTGGTACAGTATCGGGAGTTAGTTCCTCTAGCGGTTCACCTTTATCATCAGAAAACTCATCAACAACCGATTTATATtcagaagatgatgaagtgGGAAACTCAATGACCATCACAGTTCAAAGTTTAAACAGTTCCTTCATAGATAGAATACTTGATGATCCACAATTAATGAGTGAATTGACAAGACAAAATacaaatttaattgatttcatttgTTATGGGTTCTTTTTAGATCACAAAAATcaagtgaaaaaaataatgaatcttGATTATATGGTGAACACCTTATTACAATGTATTGATGACATTTCCATcgaatatttaaaagaggaaaaaattcaagataCACCGgcaaataattcttcaacaaaATCTGAAACAATTGATGCTGAAACTGCAGTAGATTCTAATCCTCctgatgaagaaagatataaagaacaagaagaagaatttatgcaagaaaaagaatcaACATATCTAACAAAGgcaaatataatatctgAATTATTATCCTTAGACATCTGGTTGATATCAGAATCATTATCGAAAAATTCAATGTACCTAAATAAACTGTGGTCAATCATAAATCATAAAGGATTTGACTCAGAAAGATCACCCCTGGTTACAATGTTTATGAAAATCCATCAAAATCTTTTATTTACCAAGACTGAACAATATATcgaatttatcaaaaataatCCAAAGTTAGTAGATGAAATGGTAGCTCATGTGGATATCCCCATATTGATGGATTTTTTCCTGAAGATCATTGCAGTAGATAGAATTGATTCACCAACAGGTATAATCCAATTAGTATCAAACCAAGGcttaataatgaaatgtCTTCAATACTTAAACAATGAGAAATATTCATCAGATACCCAAGCTTGTGTAGGTGATTTCCTAAAGGCATTAATTGGAATTTCAGCAAATGCTCCCATAGATGATATATCTATTGGTCCCAATTCATTAACAAGGGAATTAGCAGCCCCCTGTTCAATCgataaattgattaatgttatcattaatgaaaaggGGTACGCATTGGATACAGCTGTATCCATTGTCATTGAATTAATCcgtaaaaataattcagaTTATGATCAAGTTAATTTATTAGAGACTAccattgaagataatataCCGACAGATAGAGATCCCATATACTTGGgatatcttttgaaaaaattctCTGAACATCTACCAAATTTTCTCCAAATTATAGAAAATGACAATGATTTACCGATGTACacaaatcaattaaatgaatcATACAAACCTTTAggatttgaaagatttaaaatAGTGGAATTGATTGCAGAACTATTACATTGTTCCAATATGGGGTTAATGAACTCTAAAAGGGCAGAAATAATAACGTATAAACGTAACTTATATTTGCAAAGtactaatgataaaaaacATGAATTAAATGGCGCATTTAACGAATTAACtcttaatgataataataataatgaacctgcaaagaaaattatgaaaaatgataCGAAGTTTAATGCTAATGACAGTATTAacaatcataataataatgagaaGGAGGAAACCTCGACAAATGAACATATAAATACAAACCAGAATATTTTTGCTATAGATGACGTagaagaagttgatgaaTCATTCGAAATACCGTATGTTGGAATAAaccaaaatgaaaaattgagGAAAAATCCAACAATAGGtgatttattcaaaattaatCTTTACGATAACCAGATTCTAaccaaaataatgaaacttTTCTTAGATCATCCATGGAATAATTTTTGGCATAATGTCATCTTTGATATCCTTCAACAACTTTTCAATGGTAGAATGGATTTCtcatataattcatttttgatttattccTTATTTAGCTCCAAGGGATCAATAGAATATATGCCAATGGAATATCAAGAATTTAAAGTTAAGGAAATTAAAGACGATTTTAAAATAACTAGGGACTTTATTCTCAAAGGTTATCATGAATCCTTTACTTTTTTCGAAAAGATGAAAACAAACCTTGGTTATATGGGTCACTTAGTTCTCGTCgctgaagaaattgttaaATTTTCAAGACTTTATAAAGTGGAATTAATCTCACCAGATATCCAGGAGacattaattgatgaagattgGCAGTATTATTCCAACGAGGTATTAAATGATACAAGAATAATGTATTCAAAGATCCTTGGTGGTGGTTCATATGTGGATGATGGTAATGGGAATATTATACCGCAATTGACTACTCCATCAAACGAATGGGAATCTCGTGATAGTGAAAGATCTGGTAATCCGAGTACTGGTGGTGAGTTAATTAATGTAGAAGCATTAGAAGAACAATTGATTCAGTCAACGGAATCTGATTTGCATAATAAGTTAAGGGAAATGTTAGTTTCACAAGCACAAGAAGATGTTGATACCAAAAATGCCAAAAACGGTGTAATCATTCTGGGTCCACCACCTTCAGATAAGGAAGGCGAAAAGGAGGAAGAATCCAATAGTGAAGATATTGGATCGAACTcctttaatgataatgataatgatttagtgggtgaagaagaggatgaGATTATATGA
- the NDAI0B06160 gene encoding uncharacterized protein (Ty-like retrotransposon) yields MTGNLTPILFRKLLNSLISKGNSLGIHIPNEVLCQRIAGNLTGPYKPISDFYRMNYGMVSLEDILDQIQRTYISLKGVPHSHKDSTPSAQISTPKPQPKTCEFCDKRGHTAKKCPQIIELKAASERNSTARSKPTKKGGNKRSHVHHLNSTVPPEDLQCLRRASQPTELNINEFFVLDSAAEISVVSSKLLHNRNDDPPDQLFGAGNEEIPVAASGNLTFKWLNSVSHCIYAIASPYVDLNLVSTNDLEAIGVIVDNRRKALVKVDTDEVLAPIIKIGKYQCVPLSFGKLPKHKSQVHALSKKFPLTLVHRLFGHINVKDIRKSIESKLITNIRINDVDWSGIDKFQCKDCLAGKITKHKHIVGSRLKYQKSYEPFEYIHTDLFGPVSGVDITSPKYFISFTDENTRFRWVFPLKKKDADHILPIFQQLVNYIKNQFKVRVLTFHMDRGSEYTNKLVRDYFKDKGILPIYTTVGDSSSNGIAERANLTFLNDCRTLLSSSKLPANLWFYAVDFATLMRNAFINSSTNSSARAKAGLAGLDARTILPFGQEVMVHDYNQVSKLKPRGITGFALTPSKESHGYLIFIPSIHKVIDTSNYALVINDSKSLDSISTGTSVFDTLLEDFHSNEDELASIGAVVDNVSDDVSGDGSDDDSGNGSDDTDMVNADVTEIPVNNVELPAETDKVTTTVDVTPNKATVSTDAVANDIEDTNDPINVDEIINDGDNNTASSVSSNIEKTAKHNNADLSTTPSSIASMTGDDLSKSPTTSANTRSDSIAVDLIENQLLDSQYLSNLGGTEKGGKTKIQDMIDGKEMSSLAPYNTKRHVKPKKKRSLDEILETGEDVENPPRRRHRIKNIRINRINAVNKAVGIQHTKINPSLNYFEAVSGNDNVEERNLFSQAYHKEIEQLENMNTWDDQDIKDESEVDSNKVINTMFIFTTKRNGKKKCRCVARGDQQKPGTFNEDATSSTVHHYALMTCLAIALDKGQYITQLDISSAYLYAALEEELYIRTPPHMKMKGKVMRLNKSLYGLKQSGANWYNTIREFLLDNCDLTEVTGWPCVFTNNNVTVCLFVDDMVVFSKDLADADKLVDTLQSKFDTKVVHSGELINNSANYDILGLEVEYKFNEHMKFGMEESLSDKLTKLEVSMDTTKSSKTPSPPNYYIQSNTMDSTDENYYKDVNWLQRIVGLASYVAHKYRFDLLYYVNVLAQHTLFPNKEVKRLAKQLVKYMFDTRSKKLLWKKQDIKDNNLTALTDAAFANMANFKSQIGNFIILNGKIIGGKSSKEKLACTSSTEAELYSVSEAYPMLLSLQELVQSIKAEPIHLKIITDSKPVIALIQRAEMDDKKFRTRYFGARASRLRDELDQSRVSLHYIDTETNIADCLTKPLSIKKFNEFTKTWIN; encoded by the coding sequence ATGACGGGAAATCTGACGCCTATTTTGTTCAGAAAATTACTCAATAGTCTGATCTCCAAGGGTAACAGCCTAGGTATCCATATTCCAAATGAAGTACTATGCCAACGCATAGCTGGAAATCTCACAGGACCCTACAAGCCCATTTCAGATTTTTATCGCATGAACTATGGCATGGTTTCGTTGGAAGACATCTTAGATCAAATTCAACGAACCTATATCTCGCTGAAGGGAGTTCCACATTCTCATAAAGATTCTACTCCATCTGCTCAAATATCTACTCCTAAACCACAGCCTAAGACATGTGAATTTTGCGATAAACGTGGTCATACAGCCAAGAAATGTCCGCAAATCATAGAGTTGAAAGCTGCCTCAGAAAGAAACTCTACAGCTCGTTCAAAGCCCACAAAAAAGGGTGGTAATAAGCGTAGTCATGTTCATCATCTCAATTCCACGGTACCTCCCGAGGACCTGCAGTGTCTTCGGCGAGCTTCACAACCAACAGAATTAAACATTAACGAATTCTTCGTTCTGGACTCTGCTGCTGAAATATCGGTTGTTAGTTCTAAACTCCTACATAACCGAAACGACGATCCACCTGATCAATTGTTCGGTGCTGGTAACGAAGAAATTCCTGTCGCTGCTTCAGGGAACTTGACATTCAAGTGGCTCAACAGTGTGTCTCATTGTATATACGCTATTGCATCGCCGTATGTTGACTTAAATTTGGTTAGTACTAATGATCTCGAAGCTATCGGTGTCATTGTCGACAATCGTCGAAAAGCATTGGTGAAAGTTGACACAGACGAGGTACTTGCCCCTATCATCAAGATTGGTAAGTATCAATGTGTTCCTTTATCTTTTGGTAAATTACCCAAACACAAGTCTCAAGTCCATGCGCTTTCCAAAAAATTTCCATTAACATTAGTTCATAGACTATTCGGTCATATTAATGTTAAAGACATTAGGAAGTCTATTGAAAGCAAATTGATAACCAATATTCGCATAAATGACGTTGACTGGTCTGGTATTGACAAATTTCAGTGCAAAGATTGTCTAGCAGGTAAAATAACCAAACATAAGCACATTGTAGGTTCTAGattgaaatatcaaaagTCCTATGAGCCATTTGAATACATTCATACTGATTTGTTTGGTCCGGTGTCTGGTGTTGATATTACTTcaccaaaatattttatctcATTCACAGATGAGAATACTCGATTTCGTTGGGTATTCCcactaaagaagaaagatgCGGATCATATCCTACccatttttcaacaattgGTAAACTATATTAAGAATCAATTTAAAGTCCGGGTTCTTACATTTCATATGGATCGTGGCTCTGAATACACTAACAAGTTAGTCCGCGATTACTTCAAAGACAAAGGTATTTTACCTATTTATACTACTGTCGGTGACTCTTCTTCGAATGGAATTGCTGAACGCGCCAACCTTACTTTCCTAAATGACTGTAGGACTCTACTTTCTTCAAGTAAACTGCCTGCCAATCTGTGGTTCTACGCTGTTGATTTTGCAACGTTAATGAGAAACGCATTCATCAATTCGTCAACGAACTCCTCCGCTCGCGCTAAGGCAGGTCTAGCTGGTTTAGATGCAAGAACAATTCTTCCATTTGGCCAAGAGGTTATGGTACATGATTACAATCAGGTTTCCAAATTAAAACCCCGTGGTATAACTGGATTTGCTTTAACTCCATCGAAGGAATCACACGgatatttaatatttattcCTTCTATTCACAAGGTCATTGACACATCTAACTACGCTCTAGTCATTAATGATTCGAAATCTCTAGACTCAATTTCGACCGGTACATCGGTATTTGACACATTATTGGAAGATTTTCATTCCAATGAAGATGAACTCGCCTCGATCGGGGCAGTTGTTGACAACGTTTCTGATGATGTCTCCGGCGATGGCTCTGACGATGATTCTGGTAATGGTTCCGATGATACTGATATGGTAAATGCTGATGTTACCGAGATTCCTGTTAATAACGTCGAGCTTCCGGCTGAAACTGACAAGGTAACTACTACTGTTGACGTTACACCTAATAAAGCCACGGTATCTACTGATGCTGTTgcaaatgatattgaagaCACTAATGATCCTATCAATGTTGACGAAATTATAAATGACGGAGACAATAATACCGCAAGTTCTGTATCTAGCAATATAGAAAAGACTGCAAAGCACAACAATGCTGATTTGTCCACAACTCCTTCATCTATTGCTTCCATGACTGGTGATGATCTATCAAAATCCCCAACAACTTCTGCCAACACCAGATCTGATTCCATTGCTGTTGATCTCATCGAAAACCAATTACTAGATTCTCAATACTTATCCAATTTGGGTGGTACCGAAAAGGGTGGTAAGACGAAAATCCAAGACATGATTGACGGTAAGGAAATGTCCTCACTCGCCCCATACAACACTAAGAGGCATGTTAAGCCAAAGAAGAAACGGTCATTAGACGAAATTTTGGAAACTGGAGAAGATGTTGAGAATCCACCACGAAGAAGACATAGGATTAAAAACATTAGAATTAACCGAATCAATGCGGTGAACAAGGCAGTGGGAATCCAACACACCAAGATTAATCCGTCGTTGAACTATTTTGAAGCAGTCAGTGGAAACGATAACGTCGAAGAACGAAACTTATTCTCACAGGCATATCATAAGGAAATAGAACAACTTGAAAATATGAATACATGGGATGATCAAGATATCAAAGATGAAAGCGAGGTCGATTCAAACAAAGTCATAAACACCATGTTTATATTTACAACGAAAAGAAACGGTAAGAAGAAATGTCGCTGTGTCGCTAGAGGTGATCAACAGAAACCAGGAACTTTCAATGAAGATGCCACATCAAGTACAGTTCATCATTATGCCTTGATGACTTGTTTAGCGATTGCATTAGACAAAGGACAATATATCACCCAGCTAGACATCTCATCTGCGTACTTATATGCTGCTCTAGAAGAGGAATTATACATACGGACGCCACCACACATGAAAATGAAAGGTAAGGTAATGAGACTAAATAAGTCATTATATGGTCTGAAACAAAGCGGTGCCAATTGGTACAACACCATTAGAGAATTCCTTCTTGATAACTGTGATTTAACCGAAGTAACTGGATGGCCATGTGTATTTACAAATAACAATGTAACTGTCTGCCTATTCGTTGACGACATGGTAGTTTTTTCTAAGGATTTAGCTGATGCTGATAAATTGGTCGATACTCTtcaatcaaaatttgaCACTAAAGTGGTACATTCTGgtgaattaattaataactCTGCTAATTACGACATTCTAGGATTAGAAGTGGAATACAAATTCAACGAACATATGAAATTTGGTATGGAAGAATCGTTGTCTGATAAGCTAACTAAACTGGAAGTGTCCATGGATACTACGAAAAGTTCAAAGACTCCATCTCCCCCAAATTATTACATCCAATCAAATACTATGGACAGTACTGATGAAAACTATTATAAGGATGTTAACTGGTTACAGAGAATTGTCGGTTTAGCTTCATATGTTGCCCATAAATATCGATTTGATCTACTTTACTATGTCAATGTGTTAGCCCAACATACATTATTTCCTAATAAAGAGGTAAAACGACTGGCAAAACAATTGGTAAAATATATGTTTGACACAAGATCAAAGAAACTATTATGGAAGAAACAAGatattaaagataataatctGACTGCTCTGACTGATGCTGCTTTTGCGAACATGgccaatttcaaatctcAAATCggaaattttattattttaaatGGTAAGATTATTGGTGGCAAGTCGTCGAAGGAAAAGTTGGCTTGCACTTCAAGTACAGAAGCTGAGCTATATTCCGTAAGTGAAGCATATCCAATGTTGCTGAGTTTGCAAGAACTAGTGCAATCCATTAAAGCCGAACCAATTCACCTCAAAATAATTACTGATAGTAAGCCAGTTATTGCGTTGATTCAACGTGCAGAAATGGATGACAAAAAATTTCGCACACGATACTTTGGGGCCAGAGCGTCTAGACTGAGAGATGAATTAGACCAGTCAAGGGTTTCACTCCATTACATTGACACAGAAACTAATATCGCTGACTGTTTAACCAAGCCGCTCTCaatcaagaaatttaatgaatttaccAAGACTTGGATTAATTAG
- the ERJ5 gene encoding Erj5p (similar to Saccharomyces cerevisiae ERJ5 (YFR041C); ancestral locus Anc_3.548): MFGYPMKQSFLIATFIIGICVPAVYCFTASEIEIFQLQKELEKKYGADIDFYKFLKLPKLAHSSSREITKNLRKLSKKYHPDKNKKYKKLYQRLNLATQFLANDELRKNYDYYLKNGFPDYDFSKGGFFFTRVQPKTWFIMSFIYLIAGFIHYVLLTLQSKSNKRRTEDFIKQCKAQDDTNSLGEKRLFFKQHEEDEGKELLVKFGDVYIVESDGSQTLISTDTIKDPTIFDSLLFRLPLWFWNKSLGRFVKFPSRTINNNASDSSNDKRLGSLAKEEKAEAVPRSITTTKTVSSKSGQEKKILPNGKVIYSRKKD, from the coding sequence ATGTTTGGATATCCAATGAAACAGAGTTTTTTAATTGCCACCTTCATCATCGGTATTTGCGTCCCAGCGGTATATTGTTTCACAGCTTCAGAAATCGAAATATTCCAGTTACAAAaggaattagaaaagaaatatggTGCTGATATTGATTTCTACAAGTTTTTGAAGTTACCAAAATTGGCACATTCCAGTTCTCGTGAAATAACTAAAAACTTAAGAAAATTATctaaaaaatatcatcctgataagaataaaaagtataaaaaattatatcaaCGTTTAAATTTGGCTACTCAGTTTTTAGccaatgatgaattaaggaaaaactacgattattatttgaaaaatgggtTCCCAGATTATGATTTCTCTAAAGGTGGGTTCTTCTTTACAAGAGTTCAACCTAAAACATGGTTTATCATGTCattcatatatttaattgCCGGTTTTATTCATTATGTTTTATTGACATTACAATCTAAATCAAATAAGAGAAGAACTgaagatttcattaaacAATGTAAAGCTCAAGATGATACTAATAGTCTTGGtgaaaaaagattattttttaaacaACATGAGGAAGATGAAGGTAAAGAACTGCTGGTAAAATTCGGTGATGTTTATATAGTTGAGTCTGACGGTTCCCAAACTTTGATCTCCACTGACACGATAAAAGATCCCACTATTTTCGATTCTTTGTTATTTAGATTGCCATTGTGGTTCTGGAATAAATCTCTTGGTAGATTCGTAAAATTCCCTTCAAGGACaattaataacaatgcATCTGattcatcaaatgataaaagATTGGGATCACTTGCTAAAGAAGAGAAAGCTGAAGCTGTGCCAAGATCgataacaacaacaaagacTGTATCTTCGAAGAGCGgccaagaaaagaaaattttacCGAATGGGAAGGTCATTtattcaagaaagaaagattaa
- the OSW7 gene encoding Osw7p (similar to Saccharomyces cerevisiae YFR039C and SHE10 (YGL228W); ancestral locus Anc_3.546) — MKCLSQDKLGTKKMKLLVTQTSIASVVLITIICFSYMPKNRISTDLQATHPYIYAYNEKISTSLYDIHNEYTNVLKPYCIEKYSTALSCTKDLYANSKIESYCNSTWDQIMEYYHMLMDKIVLPIMKSILHFMKTNKLCCKCHRKLGPILQHLRIILYYSKYYSKIAKDNINQSFEDLKSKFIVTDPNEWMTNNGTFIDLTTKTNFEYNEEEDEDVDDEDIDHLLPVKDSIIINDNEVIIPSNRLSPRQLYDYKKDLMNKKNTLDLDDIKERQIALENEFNAWSKTITTKTANVVSTFQNDIKFAVQSYQERTHSLISDKLKRISELIEVAAKDLEQYIANIHCVSKIDATSGELIYFDKSGEYQLAEYITRPLLDKKFINISSTTEMTIKDIEDNILNPFGNNINELYKKIHCEHIEVYEEWGDVMITEWSHRMAQLDIIADQILDDPLYENSTSKWQFFLQLKKLVIATRDILINEKFNMDEQINDFITDMKHLIVGTQQMCNGTLQRLRYSADVEFSERENREREESFKEFKEKVVTNENLLNIVDNHDNIETINGKEKLAGDMNGATILDLEDDALDDDYIDQIGKNLL, encoded by the coding sequence ATGAAGTGCCTCTCACAAGATAAATTAGGaacgaagaagatgaaattattagtCACCCAGACCTCGATAGCATCTGTTGTCCtcataacaataatatgTTTCTCTTATATGCCTAAAAATCGAATATCTACTGACCTGCAAGCAACACATCCATACATATATGCATACAACGAAAAAATATCCACATCCTTATATGATATACATAATGAATACACCAATGTTTTGAAACCATATTGTATAGAAAAATATTCGACTGCTTTATCCTGTACCAAGGATTTATATGctaattcaaaaattgaatcataTTGTAATTCTACATGGGATCaaataatggaatattatcatatgCTCATGGATAAGATTGTTTTACCAATCATGAAAAGTATTTTACATTTCATGAAGACAAATAAATTATGCTGTAAATGTCATCGTAAATTAGGTCCCATTTTACAACatttaagaataatattatattattctAAATATTATTCGAAGATAGCTAAGGATAATATCAATCAAAGTTTCgaagatttgaaatcaaaattcATTGTCACTGATCCAAACGAATGGATGACTAATAATGGTACTTTCATTGATTTAACAACGAAGActaattttgaatataatgaagagGAGGATGAAGATGTTGATGACGAAGATATCGATCATCTCTTACCTGTTAAAgattctattattattaatgataatgaagttaTTATCCCCTCAAATAGATTAAGTCCACGTCAATTATACGATTATAAGAAagatttaatgaataagaaaaatacaCTTGATCTGGACGATATTAAGGAAAGACAAATAGcattagaaaatgaatttaatgcTTGGAGTAAAACGATCACTACAAAAACCGCCAATGTGGTGAGTACGTTTCAAAATGATATCAAATTTGCAGTTCAATCATATCAAGAAAGAACTCATTCATTAATCTCTGATAAATTGAAACGTATCTCTGAATTAATAGAGGTAGCTGCTAAAGATCTTGAACAATATATTGCAAACATTCATTGTGTTTCTAAGATTGATGCTACATCTGGAGAATTGATTTACTTTGATAAATCAGGTGAATACCAATTAGCAGAATATATTACACGACCTTTATTggataaaaaatttataaatatcaGTTCCACTACTGAAATGACAATTAAAGAcattgaagataatattttaaatccatttggaaataatataaatgaattatataaaaagatTCATTGCGAACATATTGAAGTCTATGAAGAATGGGGAGATGTAATGATTACAGAATGGTCTCATAGAATGGCTCAATTAGATATCATTGCTGATCAAATATTAGATGATCCATTGTATGAAAACTCCACTAGTAAATGGCAATTTTTCTTacaattaaagaaattggtGATTGCCACAAGagatatattaattaatgaaaaatttaacatGGATGAGCaaataaatgatttcatAACTGATATGAAACATCTGATAGTTGGTACACAACAAATGTGTAATGGTACGTTACAAAGACTGCGATACTCAGCAGACGTAGAATTTAGTGAACGTGAGAATCGAGAACGTGAAGaatcatttaaagaattcaaagaaaaagttgTGACAAATGAAAATCTCTTGAATATCGTTGATAAtcatgataatattgaaacaattaatgGTAAAGAGAAACTTGCAGGTGACATGAATGGAGCTACGATACTTGACTTGGAAGATGACGCGCTGGATGATGATTACATTGACCAAATCGGTAAAAATTTACTATAA